One Thunnus thynnus chromosome 21, fThuThy2.1, whole genome shotgun sequence DNA segment encodes these proteins:
- the dync2i1 gene encoding cytoplasmic dynein 2 intermediate chain 1 isoform X2, translating into MYSDKKITKEDTWKPADLRRHLREEGYGDDYVRRDETGRKHRGGESTERRHRDPEKESRRERDKHGERESTRERRHDDEKDRYVDRRKEGSRDRRGDKERDRRDDREKRRERERLVDANKYYSNDSRENRDRRRDKEEKHERERDKERDRDKEKERVRDRERHIEEDRYKRREDRDKERRREERDKEHKTERERRRHEESGEGGRDRLEKHDREHRDRYRERDRHKDEYEMTRNDKERRERHEDRKHSELKEERVYKEEHRKHKEDRERRHRERGYHDEKRKHDGDSREHRALKGSGEEVRHQRADGDKQKERRHRVDEDPESNHRDRTNSKKSSSDKSHETKTEKTQVINDENLADQEYEDDFEDYEEDFEEMDESANEGEEEEEEPEHPEVGEETEELTPQRREEIKAIRRAMDEENERIGTAQSRESTSREEEDRAKWSRGSEKNQNRTSQRGKFIDFVAAKQREVSKKVATKQKKRSTELLRLIDLDFSMTFSLLDLPPVNEYDMYIRNFGTANTKQAYVQCNEDNADRDIQTEEIEVCEKWTQHPPEHNGACGDPNLSYEARDKSMSELNFDSQRLTAFLHSASQVMVVLLEEDQAERKSLRKLRTQTDTLSFSDGSLQLNTKLPFLYGRQISLVHFSQVQRHTMMSVHKPTTKPSAVRLDSCTLICIWNIWEPSRPQKILVYESEVQCCCFSPGKAILVFAGTSVGSVVLWDLREHASNHYRLKIGDEEWTFRQPTFSTDAVMAGFGHFSSVTSVEVVPSATAEGLRPEVLLLASEEESSGLSFQLASLDESGVLNFWVVVELPKTNEAGSQTDLGLRPGGKVKLLHSSSLFTAERVSPRDAVKTAKTGTLQTLHLKFLPTDSNHFFIGTNMGLVNHGTSHGLKAPPKFYSFQDVGVRPADVSSIHFSPFSQHFFLVGCGDGSIRLHAVSREQPVAEWKNGTAGEPVVSLQWAQTRPTVFCVLDAASNLHIWDLLTNDTEPVVTERMNADRVTAMAVFGDSGQQNTYSGIALAHESGKIEMQYFTRNFTVPSSAEEEKLERMMTEAF; encoded by the exons ATGTATAGTGATAAG AAAATAACTAAGGAAGACACATGGAAACCAGCTGACCTGAGAAGACATCTTAGG gaggAAGGATATGGTGATGACTATGTCAGGAGAGATGAGACCGGGAGAAAGCACCGGGGTGGGGAATCCACAGAGAGACGCCACAGGGACCCAGAGAAGGAGTCCAGACGGGAGAGAGACAAACACGGGGAAAGGGAGAGTACAAGAGAGAGAcgacatgatgatgaaaaagaCAGATATGTAGACCGGAGGAAAGAGGGCTCACGTGACAGGAGAGGCGATAAGGAAAGGGATAGAAGAGATGACAGGgaaaaaagaagggaaagagagaggttgGTAGATGCAAACAAGTACTACAGCAATGATTCTAGAGAGAACAGAGACAGGAGGCGGGATAAAGAGGAAAAgcatgagagggagagagacaaggaaagagacagagataaggagaaagagagggtaagggatagagagagacacATCGAGGAGGACAGGTATAAAAGGAGGGAAGATAGAGAcaaggaaagaaggagagaagaacGGGACAAAGAACACaagactgagagggagagaaggagacacGAAGAGagtggagaaggaggaagagatcGGCTGGAAAAGCACGACAGAGAGCACAGAGATCGGTATCgggaaagagacagacacaaagaTGAATACGAAATGACAAGGAATGACAAAGAAAGACGAGAGAGGCATGAAGACAGAAAGCATTcagagctgaaggaggaaagag TGTACAAAGAGGAACATAGAAAACATAAAGAGGATAGAGaaaggagacacagagagagaggatatcAT GATGAAAAACGGAAGCATGACGGTGACTCCAGGGAGCATCGAGCCTTGAAGGGATCAGGTGAGGAGGTCAGACATCAGCGAGCAGATGGggacaaacagaaagagagaagacacAGAGTGGACGAAGACCCAGAGAGTAATCACAGAGACAGGACCAACTCCAAGAAATCATCCTCTGACAAAAGCCATGAGACTAAGACTGAGAAAACACAG GTTATCAATGATGAAAATTTGGCAGACCAGGAGTATGAAGATGACTTTGAG GATTATGAGGAGGATTTTGAGGAGATGGATGAGAGTGCAAATgaaggtgaggaggaagaggaggagccaGAGCATCCAGAGGTGGGAGAAGAGACTGAGGAACTTACACCacaaagaagagaggagattAAGGCAATTCGGAGAGCCATGGatgaagagaatgaaagaatCGGAACAGCTCAGTCCAGAGAAAGTacgagcagagaggaggaagacaggGCAAAATGGTCCAGAG GCTCTGAAAAGAACCAGAATAGAACTTCCCAGCGTGGGAAATTTATCGACTTTGTGGCGGCAAAGCAGCGCGAAGTCAGCAAGAAAGTTGCCACAAAACAAAA GAAACGCAGTACAGAGCTGCTCCGCTTAATTGACCTGGATTTCTCAATGACATTCTCCCTTTTGGATCTGCCACCTGTTAATGAATATGACATGTATATTAGAAACTTTGGGACTGCAAACACCAAACAG GCTTATGTTCAGTGTAATGAAGATAACGCAGACCGAGACATCCAGACAGAGGAGATAGAAGTGTGTGAGAAGTGGACGCAGCATCCTCCAGAGCACAATGGAGCCTGTGGCG ATCCAAACCTCTCTTATGAAGCACGAGACAAATCCATGAGTGAATTGAATTTTGATTCACAGCGCCTGACTGCATTTCTTCACTCAGCCTCACAG GTCATGGTTGTACTGTTGGAAGAGGATCAAGCTGAGAGGAAATCCCTGAGGAAGCTGAGGACTCAAACGGACACGCTGTCTTTCAGCGATGGAAGTTTACAGCTGAACACTAAGTTGCCTTTTCTTTATG GTCGCCAAATCAGCCTGGTGCACTTCTCTCAGGTCCAGAGGCACACCATGATGTCAGTCCACAAGCCTACAACTAAACCCAGCGCTGTTCGTCTTGACAGTTGCACCCTCATCTGCATCTGGAACATTTGGGAGCCGTCCAGACCTCAGAAGATCCTTGTTTATGAATCTGAG GTGCAGTGTTGCTGCTTCAGCCCTGGAAAGGCCATATTGGTGTTTGCAGGAACTTCAGTTGGCTCTGTGGTGCTGTGGGACCTGAGGGAGCATGCCAGTAATCACTACCGCCTGAAGATAGGGGACGAAGAGTGGACCTTCAGACAGCCTACATTCTCCACTG ATGCAGTGATGGCCGGCTTTGGCCATTTCTCATCTGTGACGTCTGTGGAAGTTGTACCCTCCGCTACAGCAGAGGGGCTGAGGCCAGAGGTCCTACTTTTGGCATCTGAGGAAG AGTCATCAGGATTGTCATTCCAGTTGGCTTCTCTGGATGAAAGCGGGGTTTTAAATTTCTGG GTGGTGGTGGAACTCCCAAAAACCAACGAGGCAGGCTCTCAAACAGATTTAG GGCTCAGGCCTGGTGGCAAAGTAAAGTTGCTTCACAGCTCCTCCCTCTTCACTGCTGAGAG GGTCTCGCCACGCGATGCGGTGAAAACAGCGAAAACGGGGACGTTACAGACGCTTCATTTAAAATTCCTCCCAACTGACTCCAATCATTTCTTTATTGGCACCAATATG GGTCTGGTCAATCATGGAACCAGTCATGGTTTGAAGGCTCCTCCGAAATTCTACAGCTTTCAGGATGTTGGAGTCCGACCTGCTGATGTCAGCTCAATTCATTTTTCTCCCTTCAGCCAACACTTTTTCTTG GTGGGTTGTGGGGACGGCAGCATCAGGCTACACGCAGTCAGCCGCGAACAGCCTGTGGCGGAGTGGAAGAACGGCACGGCTGGTGAACCGGTGGTCTCACTGCAGTGGGCCCAAACCAGGCCGACAGTCTTCTGTGTGCTTGACGCGGCCTCTAACCTCCACATATGGGACCTGCTGACAAATGACACAGAGCCTGTAGTGACTGAAAGGATGAATGCAGACAG AGTGACAGCCATGGCTGTGTTTGGAGACTCAGgacaacaaaacacatattCAGGAATAGCGCTGGCTCATGAGTCAGGAAAAATAGAAATGCAGTATTTCACAAGGAATTTTACTGTGCCGAGTTCTGCAGAAGAGGAAAAGTTGGAGAGAATGATGACTGAGGCCTTCTGA
- the dync2i1 gene encoding cytoplasmic dynein 2 intermediate chain 1 isoform X1: protein MYSDKKITKEDTWKPADLRRHLREEGYGDDYVRRDETGRKHRGGESTERRHRDPEKESRRERDKHGERESTRERRHDDEKDRYVDRRKEGSRDRRGDKERDRRDDREKRRERERLVDANKYYSNDSRENRDRRRDKEEKHERERDKERDRDKEKERVRDRERHIEEDRYKRREDRDKERRREERDKEHKTERERRRHEESGEGGRDRLEKHDREHRDRYRERDRHKDEYEMTRNDKERRERHEDRKHSELKEERVYKEEHRKHKEDRERRHRERGYHDEKRKHDGDSREHRALKGSGEEVRHQRADGDKQKERRHRVDEDPESNHRDRTNSKKSSSDKSHETKTEKTQEVERLSEHLTASVKDAGDTEEPVINDENLADQEYEDDFEDYEEDFEEMDESANEGEEEEEEPEHPEVGEETEELTPQRREEIKAIRRAMDEENERIGTAQSRESTSREEEDRAKWSRGSEKNQNRTSQRGKFIDFVAAKQREVSKKVATKQKKRSTELLRLIDLDFSMTFSLLDLPPVNEYDMYIRNFGTANTKQAYVQCNEDNADRDIQTEEIEVCEKWTQHPPEHNGACGDPNLSYEARDKSMSELNFDSQRLTAFLHSASQVMVVLLEEDQAERKSLRKLRTQTDTLSFSDGSLQLNTKLPFLYGRQISLVHFSQVQRHTMMSVHKPTTKPSAVRLDSCTLICIWNIWEPSRPQKILVYESEVQCCCFSPGKAILVFAGTSVGSVVLWDLREHASNHYRLKIGDEEWTFRQPTFSTDAVMAGFGHFSSVTSVEVVPSATAEGLRPEVLLLASEEESSGLSFQLASLDESGVLNFWVVVELPKTNEAGSQTDLGLRPGGKVKLLHSSSLFTAERVSPRDAVKTAKTGTLQTLHLKFLPTDSNHFFIGTNMGLVNHGTSHGLKAPPKFYSFQDVGVRPADVSSIHFSPFSQHFFLVGCGDGSIRLHAVSREQPVAEWKNGTAGEPVVSLQWAQTRPTVFCVLDAASNLHIWDLLTNDTEPVVTERMNADRVTAMAVFGDSGQQNTYSGIALAHESGKIEMQYFTRNFTVPSSAEEEKLERMMTEAF from the exons ATGTATAGTGATAAG AAAATAACTAAGGAAGACACATGGAAACCAGCTGACCTGAGAAGACATCTTAGG gaggAAGGATATGGTGATGACTATGTCAGGAGAGATGAGACCGGGAGAAAGCACCGGGGTGGGGAATCCACAGAGAGACGCCACAGGGACCCAGAGAAGGAGTCCAGACGGGAGAGAGACAAACACGGGGAAAGGGAGAGTACAAGAGAGAGAcgacatgatgatgaaaaagaCAGATATGTAGACCGGAGGAAAGAGGGCTCACGTGACAGGAGAGGCGATAAGGAAAGGGATAGAAGAGATGACAGGgaaaaaagaagggaaagagagaggttgGTAGATGCAAACAAGTACTACAGCAATGATTCTAGAGAGAACAGAGACAGGAGGCGGGATAAAGAGGAAAAgcatgagagggagagagacaaggaaagagacagagataaggagaaagagagggtaagggatagagagagacacATCGAGGAGGACAGGTATAAAAGGAGGGAAGATAGAGAcaaggaaagaaggagagaagaacGGGACAAAGAACACaagactgagagggagagaaggagacacGAAGAGagtggagaaggaggaagagatcGGCTGGAAAAGCACGACAGAGAGCACAGAGATCGGTATCgggaaagagacagacacaaagaTGAATACGAAATGACAAGGAATGACAAAGAAAGACGAGAGAGGCATGAAGACAGAAAGCATTcagagctgaaggaggaaagag TGTACAAAGAGGAACATAGAAAACATAAAGAGGATAGAGaaaggagacacagagagagaggatatcAT GATGAAAAACGGAAGCATGACGGTGACTCCAGGGAGCATCGAGCCTTGAAGGGATCAGGTGAGGAGGTCAGACATCAGCGAGCAGATGGggacaaacagaaagagagaagacacAGAGTGGACGAAGACCCAGAGAGTAATCACAGAGACAGGACCAACTCCAAGAAATCATCCTCTGACAAAAGCCATGAGACTAAGACTGAGAAAACACAG GAAGTAGAGAGGCTATCTGAACACTTGACAGCTAGTGTAAAAGATGCAGGAGACACAGAGGAGCCT GTTATCAATGATGAAAATTTGGCAGACCAGGAGTATGAAGATGACTTTGAG GATTATGAGGAGGATTTTGAGGAGATGGATGAGAGTGCAAATgaaggtgaggaggaagaggaggagccaGAGCATCCAGAGGTGGGAGAAGAGACTGAGGAACTTACACCacaaagaagagaggagattAAGGCAATTCGGAGAGCCATGGatgaagagaatgaaagaatCGGAACAGCTCAGTCCAGAGAAAGTacgagcagagaggaggaagacaggGCAAAATGGTCCAGAG GCTCTGAAAAGAACCAGAATAGAACTTCCCAGCGTGGGAAATTTATCGACTTTGTGGCGGCAAAGCAGCGCGAAGTCAGCAAGAAAGTTGCCACAAAACAAAA GAAACGCAGTACAGAGCTGCTCCGCTTAATTGACCTGGATTTCTCAATGACATTCTCCCTTTTGGATCTGCCACCTGTTAATGAATATGACATGTATATTAGAAACTTTGGGACTGCAAACACCAAACAG GCTTATGTTCAGTGTAATGAAGATAACGCAGACCGAGACATCCAGACAGAGGAGATAGAAGTGTGTGAGAAGTGGACGCAGCATCCTCCAGAGCACAATGGAGCCTGTGGCG ATCCAAACCTCTCTTATGAAGCACGAGACAAATCCATGAGTGAATTGAATTTTGATTCACAGCGCCTGACTGCATTTCTTCACTCAGCCTCACAG GTCATGGTTGTACTGTTGGAAGAGGATCAAGCTGAGAGGAAATCCCTGAGGAAGCTGAGGACTCAAACGGACACGCTGTCTTTCAGCGATGGAAGTTTACAGCTGAACACTAAGTTGCCTTTTCTTTATG GTCGCCAAATCAGCCTGGTGCACTTCTCTCAGGTCCAGAGGCACACCATGATGTCAGTCCACAAGCCTACAACTAAACCCAGCGCTGTTCGTCTTGACAGTTGCACCCTCATCTGCATCTGGAACATTTGGGAGCCGTCCAGACCTCAGAAGATCCTTGTTTATGAATCTGAG GTGCAGTGTTGCTGCTTCAGCCCTGGAAAGGCCATATTGGTGTTTGCAGGAACTTCAGTTGGCTCTGTGGTGCTGTGGGACCTGAGGGAGCATGCCAGTAATCACTACCGCCTGAAGATAGGGGACGAAGAGTGGACCTTCAGACAGCCTACATTCTCCACTG ATGCAGTGATGGCCGGCTTTGGCCATTTCTCATCTGTGACGTCTGTGGAAGTTGTACCCTCCGCTACAGCAGAGGGGCTGAGGCCAGAGGTCCTACTTTTGGCATCTGAGGAAG AGTCATCAGGATTGTCATTCCAGTTGGCTTCTCTGGATGAAAGCGGGGTTTTAAATTTCTGG GTGGTGGTGGAACTCCCAAAAACCAACGAGGCAGGCTCTCAAACAGATTTAG GGCTCAGGCCTGGTGGCAAAGTAAAGTTGCTTCACAGCTCCTCCCTCTTCACTGCTGAGAG GGTCTCGCCACGCGATGCGGTGAAAACAGCGAAAACGGGGACGTTACAGACGCTTCATTTAAAATTCCTCCCAACTGACTCCAATCATTTCTTTATTGGCACCAATATG GGTCTGGTCAATCATGGAACCAGTCATGGTTTGAAGGCTCCTCCGAAATTCTACAGCTTTCAGGATGTTGGAGTCCGACCTGCTGATGTCAGCTCAATTCATTTTTCTCCCTTCAGCCAACACTTTTTCTTG GTGGGTTGTGGGGACGGCAGCATCAGGCTACACGCAGTCAGCCGCGAACAGCCTGTGGCGGAGTGGAAGAACGGCACGGCTGGTGAACCGGTGGTCTCACTGCAGTGGGCCCAAACCAGGCCGACAGTCTTCTGTGTGCTTGACGCGGCCTCTAACCTCCACATATGGGACCTGCTGACAAATGACACAGAGCCTGTAGTGACTGAAAGGATGAATGCAGACAG AGTGACAGCCATGGCTGTGTTTGGAGACTCAGgacaacaaaacacatattCAGGAATAGCGCTGGCTCATGAGTCAGGAAAAATAGAAATGCAGTATTTCACAAGGAATTTTACTGTGCCGAGTTCTGCAGAAGAGGAAAAGTTGGAGAGAATGATGACTGAGGCCTTCTGA